In a single window of the Niabella ginsenosidivorans genome:
- a CDS encoding polysaccharide biosynthesis C-terminal domain-containing protein yields the protein MSAQIRRHSIISSAVIYIGFAIGALNTYLFTKEGLFTAEEYGLTTFFMNTATLIVSFATLAMPSYIYKFFHYYNDHLEPRKNDMIAWALLTGIVTFAIIFVLGILFKDLFARKFNAESPLAVYYYYWMYPLSFGMTIYNILEGYAWNLNKSVLTNFLKEVQLRLFVTLLIVLFFIKLIPDFDVFIKLYSLAYPAIALILLIYLIATKKIHLTFHISKVTRRFFKQITRFVLFVYSGLLIFNIAQVFDTLVIASLAKDGLKSVGIFTLAQFLTSIIQAPQRSIIAASIPFISKAWKDKKLQQIQRIYERSSINQLIFACLLFILIALNYTEGVLTFHLKEDFLAGFYPFILLGLTRIVDMGTGVNSQIIGTSTYWKFELVSGAILLAIILPLNYLLTKQYGILGPSIANLISITVYNVIRIIFLWRKFRLFPFTKKSFYTVLLSGTVYFLGWFLFKSIHGFPGLFARSIFVLVLFIGGVHFLNLTPDLQPVLQSLLKRFKRESGTGR from the coding sequence ATGAGCGCACAGATCCGGCGGCATAGCATCATTTCATCAGCAGTTATCTATATCGGGTTTGCTATCGGGGCTCTCAATACCTACCTGTTTACAAAGGAAGGGCTATTTACCGCAGAGGAATACGGGCTCACCACTTTCTTCATGAACACGGCCACATTGATCGTGTCGTTTGCCACCCTGGCCATGCCCTCCTATATTTACAAATTCTTTCATTATTACAATGACCACCTGGAACCCAGAAAAAATGACATGATCGCCTGGGCATTGCTTACGGGCATTGTAACATTTGCGATCATTTTTGTTCTGGGGATTCTTTTTAAGGACCTGTTTGCACGTAAGTTCAATGCAGAGTCGCCGCTGGCGGTCTATTATTATTACTGGATGTATCCGTTATCCTTTGGGATGACAATCTACAATATACTGGAAGGATATGCCTGGAACCTGAATAAATCTGTGCTTACCAATTTTTTAAAAGAGGTGCAGCTCCGGCTTTTTGTAACCCTGTTAATTGTATTGTTCTTTATAAAGCTGATCCCCGATTTTGATGTTTTCATAAAGCTGTATTCCCTGGCATACCCGGCTATTGCCCTTATATTGCTGATATACCTCATTGCCACAAAGAAAATACATCTTACGTTTCATATAAGCAAGGTAACCAGGCGCTTTTTTAAGCAGATCACCCGCTTTGTACTTTTTGTCTATTCCGGGTTACTGATCTTCAATATTGCACAGGTTTTCGATACGCTGGTCATTGCATCCTTAGCAAAGGATGGACTGAAAAGTGTGGGCATCTTCACGCTGGCGCAATTCCTTACAAGCATCATCCAGGCCCCGCAAAGAAGTATTATAGCCGCTTCTATTCCGTTCATTTCAAAAGCATGGAAAGACAAGAAGCTGCAACAGATCCAGCGTATTTATGAACGGTCTTCCATCAACCAGCTGATCTTTGCCTGCCTGCTGTTTATCTTAATTGCATTGAATTATACAGAAGGCGTGCTTACCTTTCATTTAAAAGAAGATTTTCTGGCAGGATTCTATCCCTTTATTTTACTGGGGCTTACAAGGATTGTAGATATGGGCACAGGTGTTAACTCACAGATCATCGGCACTTCTACCTACTGGAAATTTGAGCTGGTCAGCGGAGCCATTCTCCTGGCTATTATACTCCCTTTAAACTACCTGTTAACAAAGCAATACGGCATCCTCGGGCCATCAATAGCCAACCTCATATCCATTACCGTTTATAATGTTATCCGCATTATTTTCCTGTGGAGGAAATTCCGGCTGTTCCCTTTCACCAAAAAATCATTTTACACGGTGCTGCTAAGCGGCACGGTTTATTTTTTGGGATGGTTTTTATTTAAGAGCATCCATGGCTTTCCGGGGCTGTTTGCAAGAAGTATTTTTGTCTTAGTGCTTTTTATAGGGGGTGTTCACTTCCTGAACCTGACACCGGATCTGCAGCCGGTACTGCAATCCTTATTAAAACGGTTTAAAAGAGAATCGGGAACCGGGCGTTGA
- a CDS encoding M1 family metallopeptidase gives MIFFKNSIRIFFFLCITSITAPAQVLHHNDTFTRQDTLAGSNGSGRNWWNVLHYDIHIKVDINNQSVTGFNDITYAIVKKSEEPMQIDLQEPMQIEKAEDADTHKSISFEREGNVYWLHTTGFATNDQPKKIRIYFSGKPRVAVKPPWDGGWIWTKDSLGRPWVSSAVQGLGASNWLPCKDYQGDEPDKGMNFTITVPNDLTAVSNGRLTSKTSNRDGTTAWKWTVTQPVNTYLITPYIGHYVNFNDTIRGEKGRLDIGYWVLDYNLERAKKHFPEAVRPMLHCFEYWFGPYPFYEDSYKLVDAPYLGMEHQSAVAYGNHYQNGYLGRDLSGTGWGLKWDFIIVHESGHEWFANNITSKDIADMWIHESFTNYSEALFTECRYGKKAGSEYVIGTRKLIRNDIPVIGPYGVNKEGSGDMYYKGGNMLNTIRYIINDDARFRKILQGLNKTFYHKTVTSREVEDYMIRQSGRPLQKVFDQYLRTTQIPVLSYSVKGGTVNYKWTNCVTGFNMPVQLENGRWLNPAEKIQQAPSGILKEGALVLNPNFFVTVEKTVN, from the coding sequence ATGATTTTTTTTAAAAATAGTATCAGAATATTTTTTTTCCTATGTATAACCAGTATTACGGCACCTGCACAGGTGCTGCATCATAATGACACGTTTACCCGGCAGGATACTTTAGCAGGCAGTAATGGCAGTGGAAGAAACTGGTGGAATGTGCTCCACTATGACATTCATATAAAGGTAGACATTAACAATCAATCGGTCACAGGCTTCAATGATATTACTTACGCCATTGTAAAGAAGTCTGAAGAACCGATGCAGATCGACCTGCAGGAGCCAATGCAGATTGAAAAGGCAGAAGATGCCGATACGCATAAATCCATTTCTTTTGAACGGGAGGGAAATGTATACTGGCTGCACACTACAGGCTTTGCCACAAATGACCAGCCCAAAAAAATACGCATCTATTTTAGCGGCAAACCGCGCGTGGCGGTAAAGCCTCCATGGGACGGAGGCTGGATCTGGACAAAAGATTCCCTGGGCCGCCCCTGGGTAAGCTCTGCTGTACAGGGATTAGGTGCCAGCAACTGGCTGCCCTGCAAAGATTACCAGGGAGATGAGCCTGATAAAGGAATGAACTTTACCATTACCGTACCTAACGATCTGACCGCGGTAAGCAATGGCCGGCTCACGTCAAAAACCAGTAACCGGGATGGTACCACTGCCTGGAAATGGACGGTAACGCAGCCTGTCAATACGTATTTAATTACCCCGTACATCGGCCATTATGTAAACTTCAACGATACCATCCGGGGTGAAAAAGGCAGACTGGACATCGGTTACTGGGTGCTGGATTATAACCTCGAAAGAGCAAAAAAACATTTTCCGGAAGCGGTCCGGCCAATGCTGCATTGTTTTGAATACTGGTTCGGCCCCTATCCGTTTTATGAAGACAGCTATAAGTTAGTGGATGCCCCGTACCTCGGCATGGAGCATCAGAGCGCTGTAGCTTATGGCAACCATTATCAGAACGGGTATCTCGGTCGCGATCTTAGTGGCACAGGCTGGGGATTAAAATGGGATTTTATTATTGTGCATGAAAGCGGGCATGAATGGTTTGCAAACAACATCACCTCAAAAGATATTGCTGACATGTGGATCCATGAAAGCTTTACCAACTACAGCGAAGCCCTGTTTACTGAATGCCGGTACGGGAAAAAAGCCGGTTCTGAATACGTGATCGGAACAAGAAAACTGATCCGGAATGACATTCCTGTTATTGGTCCTTACGGGGTTAATAAAGAAGGAAGTGGCGATATGTATTATAAAGGAGGCAATATGCTGAATACAATCCGGTATATAATCAATGATGATGCGCGTTTCAGAAAAATCTTACAGGGCTTAAACAAAACCTTTTATCATAAAACAGTTACCAGCCGGGAAGTGGAAGACTATATGATCCGCCAGTCCGGCCGGCCCCTGCAGAAGGTGTTTGATCAATACCTCAGAACCACCCAGATACCGGTTCTAAGTTATTCTGTAAAAGGAGGCACCGTAAATTATAAATGGACCAATTGTGTTACCGGCTTTAACATGCCGGTTCAGCTGGAGAATGGCCGGTGGCTAAACCCTGCAGAAAAAATTCAGCAGGCACCTTCCGGTATTCTTAAAGAAGGAGCGCTGGTACTAAACCCTAATTTTTTTGTAACCGTGGAAAAGACCGTTAACTAA
- a CDS encoding ABC transporter substrate-binding protein: protein MAKETFIYRYRIVILWFFCISFTGCKDNADNGRKIFRYNEFAGIASLDPAFAKNLSTMWPAHQLFNTLVEIGDSLTLKPSLATHWDISDDKRTYTFYLRNDVFFHDDPVFPGGKGRRMVAADVVYSFNRIIDPKVASPGAWIFNGKADSVHPFTALNDSVFQLRLVRPYQPILGILSMQYCSVVAPEAVERFGVDFRSHPVGTGPFQFVAWEEGQGLVFKKNPHYFEKDSAGNRLPYLDGIKVSFKDSRATEFLLFRQKSLDYINELDPSFKDEVLTKKGTLRKEWQGKIVLQTHPYLNIEYLGILVDTSLDIVKHSPLRYKKVRQAINYGFDRKKMILYLRNSLGTPAESGFVPMGLPSFNDSIVKGYHYDPARALRLLKEAGFPGGSGLPPIRLLTISIYADFANFIAKQLEEIGIKVQVEVVQKALLFEMTASSRAVFFRGGWIADYPDAENYLSVFYSKNPAPPNYTRYKNADFDAVFEQAMEEPNDSLRYILYRKADQIAINDAPVVPLWYDNVIQLVQPNVKNFHPNGLNLLELRHTRIE, encoded by the coding sequence ATGGCGAAAGAGACATTTATATACAGGTACCGTATTGTTATTTTGTGGTTTTTTTGCATTTCTTTTACCGGCTGTAAAGATAACGCAGATAATGGAAGAAAAATTTTCAGGTATAATGAATTCGCGGGCATCGCGTCGCTGGATCCTGCATTTGCTAAAAACCTCTCTACCATGTGGCCGGCTCACCAACTGTTCAATACGCTGGTGGAAATAGGCGACAGTCTTACCCTAAAACCTTCGCTGGCCACTCACTGGGATATTTCCGATGACAAACGCACTTACACCTTTTATTTAAGGAACGATGTTTTTTTTCATGATGACCCTGTTTTTCCTGGCGGTAAAGGCAGGAGAATGGTGGCTGCAGATGTTGTGTACAGCTTTAACCGTATCATTGATCCGAAAGTTGCCAGCCCCGGTGCATGGATCTTTAACGGGAAGGCAGATTCTGTGCATCCTTTTACAGCGTTGAATGATTCTGTATTTCAGTTAAGGCTGGTACGGCCTTACCAGCCTATACTGGGGATTCTTTCCATGCAGTACTGTTCTGTGGTAGCGCCGGAAGCAGTGGAGCGGTTCGGGGTGGATTTCAGAAGCCATCCTGTAGGCACAGGGCCTTTTCAATTCGTGGCATGGGAAGAAGGGCAGGGACTGGTCTTTAAAAAGAACCCGCATTATTTTGAAAAGGACAGCGCAGGTAACCGGCTGCCTTACCTGGATGGAATAAAAGTGAGTTTTAAAGATAGCCGCGCCACGGAGTTCCTGTTGTTCCGGCAAAAAAGCCTGGACTATATCAATGAGCTGGATCCCAGCTTTAAAGATGAAGTGCTTACCAAAAAAGGAACGCTGCGAAAGGAATGGCAGGGAAAAATTGTACTGCAAACGCACCCATATCTGAATATTGAATACCTGGGCATACTGGTAGATACATCGCTGGATATTGTAAAGCACTCGCCATTGCGCTATAAAAAAGTACGGCAGGCGATCAATTACGGGTTTGACCGGAAGAAGATGATCCTGTACCTGCGCAATTCACTGGGTACACCGGCGGAATCGGGTTTTGTTCCAATGGGACTGCCTTCCTTTAATGACTCTATTGTAAAGGGCTATCATTATGACCCTGCAAGAGCCCTTCGCCTGCTGAAAGAAGCCGGTTTTCCCGGCGGCAGCGGTCTGCCCCCCATCCGGTTGCTCACGATCTCTATCTATGCGGATTTTGCCAATTTTATAGCAAAGCAGTTGGAGGAGATCGGGATCAAAGTGCAGGTGGAAGTGGTACAGAAAGCGCTGTTATTTGAAATGACGGCCAGCTCCCGGGCGGTTTTCTTCCGGGGCGGATGGATCGCAGATTACCCGGATGCAGAAAACTATTTGTCCGTGTTTTACTCAAAGAACCCTGCCCCACCCAACTATACCCGCTATAAGAATGCCGACTTTGATGCCGTGTTTGAGCAGGCAATGGAAGAGCCTAACGATTCCCTGCGTTATATTTTGTACCGCAAGGCGGATCAGATTGCCATCAATGACGCACCGGTTGTGCCTTTATGGTATGATAATGTCATTCAACTGGTGCAGCCGAATGTGAAAAACTTTCATCCCAATGGGCTGAACCTGCTGGAGCTGAGGCATACAAGAATAGAATAA
- a CDS encoding SIMPL domain-containing protein, with the protein MSTENTNQSSVVERRNFLGLIILGICILASSFLIAGAYKYKFKSRQTIRVTGSAEKDFTSDLIAWNGSYNRTNFDLKAAYAQLKQDETNVRNYLTKKGIAPGQIIFSSIKIDKIFKSNYNEETKSTTSEFQGYNLTQNVKVESNDIVKVESLSREITELIETGIELNSPEPLYFYTKLADLKLDLLAKAAEDARKRAETIAKNTGGSLGKVIKANMGIFQITGKNSNEDFSYGGAFNTSSKNKTASITVNLECEVK; encoded by the coding sequence ATGAGTACAGAAAACACCAACCAGAGTTCCGTTGTTGAAAGGCGCAACTTTCTGGGCCTGATTATCCTGGGCATCTGCATTCTTGCAAGCAGTTTCCTGATAGCTGGAGCTTATAAATATAAATTCAAGTCAAGGCAAACCATTCGTGTTACCGGCAGCGCAGAAAAAGATTTTACAAGTGATCTGATTGCCTGGAATGGCAGCTATAACCGGACAAATTTTGACTTAAAGGCAGCCTATGCACAGTTAAAGCAGGATGAAACCAATGTTCGTAATTACTTAACCAAAAAAGGCATTGCTCCCGGCCAGATTATATTTTCTTCCATTAAGATCGACAAGATCTTTAAGTCGAATTACAACGAAGAAACAAAGTCTACCACTTCAGAGTTCCAGGGCTATAACCTGACCCAAAATGTAAAAGTGGAATCTAACGACATTGTAAAGGTGGAATCCCTGTCGAGAGAGATCACCGAGCTCATTGAAACAGGAATAGAGCTCAATTCACCCGAACCGCTCTATTTTTATACAAAGCTTGCTGATCTGAAGCTGGATCTTCTGGCAAAAGCGGCTGAAGATGCACGGAAAAGGGCAGAGACCATTGCCAAAAACACAGGCGGCTCACTGGGAAAAGTCATAAAAGCCAATATGGGCATCTTTCAGATCACCGGCAAGAACAGCAATGAAGACTTCAGCTATGGCGGGGCCTTTAATACCTCTTCAAAAAATAAAACCGCCAGCATTACGGTAAACCTGGAATGCGAGGTAAAATAG
- a CDS encoding TlpA family protein disulfide reductase encodes MKNLLLLVGLLFSSCSFAQSNLIITPEHPQSGDEIKFTYLPGGDLEGNDKAPAAYIMKMGSKGYELQDVSLKKEQDRFTGIVATDTSVRLVAFGFAIDDKMDNNSDSGYLVPVYRGNSVLPGTYAAMAAFYNGLGEDRFGVKADRQAALAYYKKEMAGYPGQKDQVVISYLQTLLRTDKEKGTTAVQSEIEQTMKNGLKTAADYSKVTTLYALLRLPQQQSFFTHLKKERFPNEKLTLREYYEKFNTATDPAQKEAVIAAVTQAAATDKDPSSYNNFIGMLQSRLLNVYAEKKDWEHFKEYAAQIKDPAAKMAAFNSAAWKMQEDSINLPFAAALSKQTVEYAKTEITHPSGPKPKMLLNKDWLEQRRNSLATYADTYGMVLYRSGKYREGLSYSKEAAITIGKGQNTDENSTYALLAEKALSPKQYRPQLEQFVKDGKANAVIKEVLKRTYLKENKPDAGYDRYMTALEQGARLKMIEKLKKEKRNDATPKFALNDLSGNLVNIEDLKGKIVIVDFWATWCGPCKASFPSMNKMVHKYKDNPDIKFLFVDTWENVEDKQKNAADFIAQTKYDFHVLLDNDSKVVGLFNVPGIPTKFVIGKDGNIKFKAVGFDGDQALEQELEAMIELAD; translated from the coding sequence ATGAAAAACCTTTTATTGCTTGTGGGACTGCTTTTTTCTTCCTGCAGTTTTGCACAATCCAACCTCATCATTACGCCCGAACACCCTCAGTCCGGAGATGAAATAAAGTTTACTTATCTGCCGGGAGGCGACCTGGAAGGAAACGATAAAGCCCCTGCTGCTTATATTATGAAGATGGGCTCAAAAGGCTATGAGTTGCAGGATGTGTCTTTAAAAAAAGAACAGGATCGTTTTACCGGCATTGTGGCCACAGACACTTCAGTAAGGCTGGTTGCGTTTGGTTTTGCAATTGATGATAAAATGGATAATAATTCTGACAGCGGATACCTGGTGCCGGTGTACAGGGGAAACAGTGTGCTGCCCGGAACCTACGCCGCAATGGCTGCTTTTTATAATGGTTTGGGAGAAGATCGGTTCGGGGTAAAGGCAGACCGGCAGGCAGCACTTGCATATTATAAAAAGGAAATGGCCGGCTATCCTGGTCAAAAAGATCAGGTAGTGATCAGCTATCTTCAAACATTGCTCCGTACAGATAAAGAAAAAGGCACAACAGCCGTACAGTCTGAAATAGAGCAAACAATGAAAAACGGATTAAAAACAGCGGCTGATTACTCAAAGGTAACCACGCTTTATGCCCTGCTGCGCCTGCCACAGCAGCAAAGCTTTTTTACGCATCTGAAAAAAGAACGGTTCCCGAACGAGAAGCTGACCCTGCGGGAATATTATGAAAAATTCAATACGGCTACAGACCCGGCGCAGAAAGAAGCAGTGATAGCAGCAGTAACCCAAGCCGCCGCCACTGACAAAGATCCTTCATCCTATAACAATTTTATTGGTATGCTGCAATCACGGTTGCTAAACGTTTATGCCGAAAAAAAGGACTGGGAGCATTTTAAGGAATATGCCGCGCAAATAAAAGACCCGGCCGCAAAAATGGCAGCCTTTAATAGTGCTGCATGGAAAATGCAGGAAGACAGCATCAACCTGCCCTTTGCAGCAGCGTTATCCAAACAGACCGTGGAGTATGCAAAAACAGAAATAACGCACCCCTCCGGCCCCAAACCCAAAATGCTGCTGAATAAAGACTGGCTGGAACAAAGACGGAATAGCCTGGCCACTTATGCAGATACATATGGCATGGTACTTTACAGATCAGGAAAATACAGAGAAGGACTTTCCTATTCAAAAGAAGCGGCTATAACAATCGGCAAAGGACAGAATACAGATGAGAACAGCACTTACGCGTTACTGGCTGAAAAAGCACTTTCTCCAAAGCAATACAGGCCCCAGCTGGAGCAGTTTGTAAAAGACGGTAAAGCCAATGCCGTGATCAAAGAAGTATTGAAAAGGACCTATCTGAAAGAAAATAAACCGGATGCCGGCTATGACCGGTATATGACTGCACTGGAACAGGGAGCCCGTCTGAAAATGATTGAAAAACTGAAAAAGGAAAAACGGAATGACGCCACTCCAAAATTTGCATTGAATGATTTATCCGGCAACCTGGTGAATATCGAAGATCTGAAAGGGAAAATTGTTATTGTGGATTTCTGGGCTACCTGGTGCGGCCCCTGCAAGGCGTCTTTCCCTTCCATGAACAAAATGGTGCATAAATACAAAGATAACCCGGATATAAAATTCCTGTTTGTTGATACCTGGGAGAATGTGGAAGACAAACAGAAAAATGCTGCGGATTTTATTGCCCAGACAAAATATGATTTCCATGTATTGCTGGACAACGACAGTAAGGTGGTGGGCCTGTTCAACGTACCGGGCATTCCTACAAAATTTGTCATCGGTAAAGATGGCAATATCAAATTCAAAGCCGTGGGTTTTGACGGAGATCAGGCGCTGGAACAGGAATTAGAGGCGATGATTGAATTAGCCGATTAA
- a CDS encoding DUF4136 domain-containing protein, translating to MKNYFIKFLGLSVIALVVLAGCGPAAHVETTQNANFSRYQTFAWAQPKDRRGRGSMMEDQVKKAISLRLEQTQGWRQVNNNPDVLLSYDVLVQRGRRVVSDPVYGWGGFRTFYNPYRGRFYNVYYPSMFMGYDNYSVPTKEGTITITMVDANTDETIMQGWATDEVNSRRISSQEIDRIVDAIFRKWESTSRYNNRYGNRRGYDRYGNMH from the coding sequence ATGAAAAACTATTTCATTAAATTTTTAGGATTATCTGTTATTGCATTGGTAGTGCTGGCAGGTTGTGGACCGGCTGCACATGTGGAAACGACCCAAAATGCAAATTTCAGCAGGTATCAGACTTTTGCCTGGGCACAGCCAAAAGATCGCCGGGGCAGGGGGTCTATGATGGAAGACCAGGTTAAGAAAGCTATATCCCTGCGTCTGGAGCAGACCCAGGGATGGAGGCAGGTGAATAATAACCCGGATGTGCTGCTGAGTTATGATGTGCTGGTACAGCGGGGACGCCGTGTAGTGTCGGACCCTGTTTATGGCTGGGGCGGTTTCAGAACCTTCTATAACCCTTACCGCGGGCGTTTTTACAATGTTTATTATCCCTCTATGTTTATGGGGTATGATAATTACAGTGTTCCCACCAAGGAAGGCACCATTACAATAACAATGGTGGATGCCAACACCGATGAAACGATCATGCAGGGATGGGCAACGGATGAAGTGAACAGCCGGAGGATCTCCAGCCAGGAAATTGACAGGATCGTGGATGCTATTTTCAGAAAATGGGAATCAACCTCCCGCTATAATAATCGTTATGGTAACAGAAGAGGTTATGATCGTTATGGAAACATGCATTGA
- a CDS encoding ROK family protein, with protein sequence MGILDLSNELAIGIDIGGTNTKYGIVNHRGEILDKGDIKTDAYPSIEEFIEGLHNAMMPIIEKHSSVGIKGIGMGAPNGNYYTGTIEYAPNLPWRGIIPIAKMVTEKFSIPCTLTNDANAAAMGEMMYGAARGMKDFIMITLGTGVGSGIVSNGLMIYGHDGFAGELGHIIVRPGGRKHWSTGAHGSLEAYCSATGIAITAKKLRAENIHSALNEISEDKIDSLAVFEVAEKGDETAKEVFRYTGQILGEALANFIMFSSPEAIILFGGVIKAGDYIMKPTKEHMEKNLLPIFQNKVKLVFSELKEADAAILGASALAWET encoded by the coding sequence ATGGGCATTTTAGACTTGTCGAATGAACTGGCTATCGGCATTGATATCGGTGGCACCAATACCAAATATGGTATTGTGAACCACCGGGGCGAAATTCTGGATAAAGGGGACATTAAAACCGATGCGTACCCTTCCATTGAGGAGTTTATTGAAGGCTTGCATAATGCCATGATGCCGATTATTGAAAAGCATAGTTCAGTAGGCATAAAAGGAATAGGAATGGGCGCTCCCAACGGCAATTATTATACCGGCACTATAGAATATGCACCTAATCTTCCCTGGCGGGGAATTATTCCCATAGCAAAAATGGTTACCGAAAAATTTTCGATACCCTGTACTTTAACCAATGATGCCAATGCTGCGGCCATGGGTGAAATGATGTACGGAGCTGCCCGGGGCATGAAGGATTTTATTATGATCACTTTAGGTACCGGTGTGGGAAGCGGTATTGTTTCAAACGGGTTAATGATCTACGGGCACGATGGGTTTGCCGGTGAACTGGGGCACATCATTGTACGGCCAGGCGGCCGGAAACACTGGAGCACCGGCGCGCACGGCTCTCTGGAAGCCTATTGCTCCGCAACCGGCATTGCCATTACCGCTAAAAAACTGAGAGCGGAAAACATTCACTCTGCGCTGAATGAAATCTCTGAAGATAAGATCGACTCCCTGGCAGTATTTGAAGTAGCCGAAAAAGGAGATGAAACAGCTAAAGAGGTGTTCCGGTATACAGGGCAGATCCTGGGAGAGGCACTGGCTAACTTTATCATGTTCTCTTCTCCTGAAGCGATCATTCTTTTTGGCGGTGTTATAAAAGCAGGCGATTATATTATGAAACCCACGAAAGAACATATGGAGAAGAACCTGCTGCCCATTTTTCAGAATAAGGTAAAGCTGGTATTTAGTGAATTAAAAGAGGCCGACGCAGCCATACTGGGCGCAAGCGCTCTCGCCTGGGAAACCTAA
- a CDS encoding MFS transporter gives MIAIFVYVGVEVATASNLPNYLEKDLGIQTKNVAPYISLYWASLMMGRWTASIGAFNLKAGAKKILSFFMPYLAFTVFIIVNKIAGHDVTPFYYYPVIILALILGNILSRDSPARMLLIYASMGIIALCIGMLATGSLSVFAFVSVGLFCSTLWPCIFTLGIAGLGKHTNEGSSLLVMMILGGALLPVLQGKIADGILGIKHSYIVGVLCFAYLAFYAIRAKALLKKQGIDYDIKTTGGGH, from the coding sequence ATGATTGCCATTTTCGTATATGTAGGCGTTGAAGTGGCAACCGCCAGTAATTTACCCAACTATCTGGAAAAAGATCTGGGCATTCAAACAAAGAATGTTGCGCCCTATATTTCACTTTACTGGGCCAGCCTTATGATGGGCCGCTGGACCGCCTCCATCGGCGCATTCAATTTAAAAGCCGGCGCCAAAAAGATACTCAGCTTTTTTATGCCCTACCTGGCCTTTACAGTATTCATCATCGTAAATAAAATTGCAGGGCATGATGTAACTCCGTTCTACTATTATCCGGTTATTATACTGGCCTTGATACTGGGCAATATTTTGAGCAGGGACAGCCCGGCAAGAATGCTCCTGATCTACGCATCTATGGGCATTATAGCCCTGTGCATCGGCATGTTGGCAACTGGTAGTTTAAGCGTATTTGCTTTTGTAAGCGTTGGGTTATTCTGCAGTACGTTATGGCCCTGCATCTTTACGCTGGGAATAGCAGGTTTGGGCAAACATACCAATGAGGGCAGCAGTTTGCTTGTAATGATGATTTTGGGGGGAGCCCTGCTTCCTGTACTACAGGGGAAAATAGCTGACGGTATCCTTGGCATAAAGCATAGTTATATTGTGGGTGTGTTGTGTTTTGCGTATCTTGCCTTCTATGCAATAAGAGCAAAAGCGCTGCTGAAAAAACAAGGTATCGACTATGATATAAAAACAACAGGTGGCGGACATTAA
- a CDS encoding MFS transporter: protein MNNQTTKWSQFGTLITVFFFWGFVAASNDILIPVFKHAFQLSQTKSQWVTLAFYLPYTIGAIIYFLVSKTIGGDLLNKIGYKNGICYGLLISTLGALIFYPAANNASYGLMLTALFVVGLGFSLQQIAANPLAIVMGDPKSGSQRLSMAGGINNFGTTIGPLIVSYAIFGSVTGESDKASIDSVKIPYLILGAAFLLVALFFRFSSVPNKIAPGQTETAEEAFESEVTQTTTPPNL from the coding sequence ATGAATAATCAAACAACAAAATGGTCTCAGTTCGGAACATTGATCACTGTATTCTTCTTTTGGGGATTTGTTGCTGCGAGTAATGATATTTTAATTCCGGTATTTAAACATGCTTTTCAGCTTTCGCAAACCAAAAGTCAGTGGGTAACACTTGCATTTTATCTGCCTTATACGATCGGTGCCATTATTTATTTTCTTGTGTCTAAGACCATCGGAGGAGACCTCTTAAATAAAATAGGCTATAAGAATGGCATCTGCTACGGTTTGCTGATCTCCACCTTAGGTGCCCTGATCTTTTATCCGGCTGCAAACAATGCATCCTACGGGCTGATGTTAACCGCTTTGTTTGTTGTAGGACTTGGATTTTCCCTGCAGCAGATCGCAGCCAATCCGCTTGCAATTGTAATGGGCGACCCCAAATCAGGATCGCAACGTTTAAGTATGGCAGGCGGTATTAATAATTTCGGCACCACAATCGGACCGCTCATAGTTAGCTATGCTATTTTTGGCAGCGTAACCGGCGAGTCCGACAAGGCCAGTATAGACAGCGTAAAAATACCTTACCTGATACTGGGCGCCGCATTTCTGCTGGTGGCGCTGTTCTTCAGGTTTTCTTCCGTTCCCAATAAAATAGCTCCCGGGCAGACTGAAACTGCGGAAGAGGCTTTTGAATCAGAGGTAACACAAACAACCACTCCCCCCAACCTGTAA